Part of the Eubacterium sp. 1001713B170207_170306_E7 genome, GGGAAATCCAGGAAATTAAAAAGGCTCTGGCCGGGGGATGCGCCTCCTACACCCTTAAGTATGCGGTTAAGGTTAAGCGGCATTGGGGTAAAATAAAGATTGTGGAATAGAGGCGTCTGTGTTATGCTTGAAGCGACTGAAAAGAGAGGTGGTATTTCTTGAAACGCTGCATTGCAATAACTGGAATAGCCCGCAAATAGTTTAACACAACAGGAGGATTAAAATGACTATTCCAGCGAAAAAAACCTATCCCCGGACGGGAGATAAACAAACCGTCTATTTAAAGGATGTTATCACCAACCCAGCGATAACCGTTGGCGATTATACCATGTATAATGACTTTACAGGCGACCCCGCGTTGTTTGAGAAGAATAATGTGTTATACCAGTATCCGATCAACCACGACCGGCTGGTGATCGGAAAATTCTGTTCCATCGCCTGCGGCGCCCGTTTTCTGTTTAACAGCGCGAACCACACCCTGCGCTCGCTCTCGACCTATCCCTTTCCGCTCTTCTTTGAGGAGTGGGGCCTCGACCCAAAAGATGTGGCCGCGTCCTGGGACAACAAGGGCGATATTATCGTCGGCAACGACGTCTGGATCGGCTATGAGGCGGTCGTATTGGCAGGGGTGACCATCGGCGACGGGGCCGTGATCGGAACCCGGGCAGTGGTCACAAAGGATGTTCCGCCCTACACCATTGTGGGCGGGGTGCCGGCCCGGCCCATCAAAAAACGGTTTTCCGACAAGGCGGTCGCAGAGCTGCTTGAAATAAAGTGGTGGGACTGGCCCAGGGAAAAAATCGCCCGGAACATTGCCGCCATACAGGAGGGCTGTATCGAACGGCTGAGGTGAAATTATACGATTCGGATCAACAGAGGCACGGCACAATTTTGCGCCGTGCCTCTTGTTTTATGTTATACTAAAGCCATACTTACGAAACCGGAGGAAATCTGAATATGCCCACCCTGTTTCTTCGCGGGCTCAGCCAGAATGAACTGAGAAAATCGACGTAACCGGAAAGAGGATTGATGCGATCGCAAAGGAAATAATTACCCTTAAATAAAGGCAGAGATCTGGAGGAAAACATGAAAAAGATGCTGCTGGTCTCAATGTTTCAGAACGTTGAGCATTTGTTAAAGCAGGTGGAACCCGAGCTCAAAAATAAAACAGTCACCTATATTCCAACTGCCAGCCGCGCGGAGCCCCTGGGATTCTTCGTGAAAATTGGGCGGTGGCGCCTGAAAAGGCTGGGAATGCTGGTGGATGAGCTGGAGATTTCCACCGCGTCCTATGAAACCATTAAAGACAAGCTGGAAAAGAATGACTGTATTTATATCACCGGCGGCAACACCTTTTACCTGCTTCAGGAATTGAGAAGAACCGGGGCCGACCAGCTGCTGGTTCAGGAAGTAAACAAAGGGAAGCTTTATATCGGCGAATCGGCCGGGGCCATCGTGGCCGCGCCGGATATTGGCTATTCGGCCGGCATGGACAAGGTGGAAAAAGCCCCGGAATTAAAGGATTATAAAGGCCTGAACCTCATTGACTTTTACGTGCTGCCCCACGCCCAGAACCGGGAGTTCAGAAAGAGCGTTGAAAAGATCAGGGCGGATTACGGCAAGGCACTGGATTTAAAGGTCATCAATGACCGTCAGGCCGTCTTTGTCGAGGGCGAGCGGGTTCAGATTTTAGGCAAATGCTGAAAGCATAGAGGAGGACATATCATGAAGCTAGGCATTATCCGGTGTATGCAGACAGAGGATTTCTGTCCGGGAACAATGGATTTTAAGGTGATTAAGGCCCGCGAGGGGGTCTTTGCAGGGGTAACAGAGGATATCGAAATTATCGGCTT contains:
- a CDS encoding CatB-related O-acetyltransferase; this translates as MTIPAKKTYPRTGDKQTVYLKDVITNPAITVGDYTMYNDFTGDPALFEKNNVLYQYPINHDRLVIGKFCSIACGARFLFNSANHTLRSLSTYPFPLFFEEWGLDPKDVAASWDNKGDIIVGNDVWIGYEAVVLAGVTIGDGAVIGTRAVVTKDVPPYTIVGGVPARPIKKRFSDKAVAELLEIKWWDWPREKIARNIAAIQEGCIERLR
- a CDS encoding Type 1 glutamine amidotransferase-like domain-containing protein, whose protein sequence is MKKMLLVSMFQNVEHLLKQVEPELKNKTVTYIPTASRAEPLGFFVKIGRWRLKRLGMLVDELEISTASYETIKDKLEKNDCIYITGGNTFYLLQELRRTGADQLLVQEVNKGKLYIGESAGAIVAAPDIGYSAGMDKVEKAPELKDYKGLNLIDFYVLPHAQNREFRKSVEKIRADYGKALDLKVINDRQAVFVEGERVQILGKC